A region from the Muribaculum gordoncarteri genome encodes:
- a CDS encoding IS1634 family transposase yields the protein MKLKITKTKKTSILYVQKAYRDKNGKSTSRIHERLGTLEEVRQRCGDRDPVEWAREYIARLTAQEKEGRQVIISRLSPTKLIEKGEAQSCESGYLFLKRLYHKVGMDRICEAISRKHKFDFDFNKVLELMVYERLLRPASKLGNYRRSGSYIEPFDIEKQHIYRSLDILDRHGEYIQKRLFLNSSKVVERDTTVMYYDCTNYFFERESADPDYVTDKKGNVHERIRKYGVSKEHRPNPIVQMGMFIDNSGMPVAMCINPGNANEQTTLIPTEKIIVEKMGVSKIVVCTDGGLSSEGNRSYNSTAERSFITVQSIKKLEDNLRDWCLEPTGWKLVKSDTVQKDKRYRDADEDELEFDLTDADTARYYGDRTFYRERWIVNEKTKFSQRLIVTFSYKYRDYLRFLRQREIDKADSNARGNRTLTKSYKSPDRFLSETYATEDGEVAVFRTVSLNLDAISEEEKYDGFYAICTDLSDNVTKIIELNHNRWESEDAFRVIKTDFKGRPVFVWTAEHIRAHFIVCFITLLLFRIMEKELNYKYTSSAIIEKLRSMTMNIVKGEGYKPNFTRDDLTDDLHAKAGFRLDTEIVTRQKIKQIIANIKKG from the coding sequence ATGAAGCTGAAAATAACCAAGACAAAAAAGACTTCCATCCTTTATGTACAGAAGGCATACAGGGACAAGAACGGCAAAAGTACCTCAAGAATCCATGAGCGCCTTGGAACGCTTGAGGAAGTTCGTCAGAGATGCGGAGACAGAGATCCTGTTGAATGGGCCAGGGAATATATCGCCAGGCTTACGGCACAGGAGAAGGAGGGCCGGCAGGTGATAATATCACGTCTGTCGCCCACAAAGCTTATTGAAAAAGGCGAGGCTCAGAGTTGCGAGAGCGGATATCTGTTTCTTAAACGGCTGTACCATAAGGTCGGGATGGACAGGATATGCGAGGCAATCTCACGTAAACATAAGTTCGACTTCGATTTCAACAAAGTTCTGGAGCTGATGGTCTACGAACGGCTTTTGAGACCGGCTTCAAAACTAGGTAATTATCGCAGGAGCGGAAGCTATATCGAGCCTTTTGATATAGAAAAACAGCATATCTACAGGAGTCTGGATATCCTGGACAGACACGGTGAATACATCCAGAAGAGACTTTTCCTTAATTCGTCAAAGGTTGTCGAACGGGATACGACCGTCATGTACTATGACTGCACCAACTATTTTTTCGAGAGAGAATCTGCCGATCCGGACTATGTGACAGACAAAAAAGGGAACGTTCATGAACGTATACGCAAGTACGGAGTCTCCAAGGAACATCGACCGAACCCCATCGTACAGATGGGTATGTTCATCGACAACTCCGGCATGCCGGTTGCGATGTGCATCAATCCCGGCAATGCCAACGAACAGACTACCTTGATTCCAACTGAAAAGATTATAGTTGAGAAGATGGGGGTCAGCAAGATTGTAGTCTGTACAGACGGAGGTCTCTCTTCTGAAGGCAACCGGTCATATAACTCCACAGCAGAAAGATCATTCATAACGGTGCAGTCAATAAAGAAACTGGAGGATAATCTCAGGGACTGGTGTCTGGAACCGACAGGATGGAAACTTGTAAAGTCCGACACGGTACAAAAAGACAAGCGGTACCGGGATGCAGACGAGGATGAACTGGAGTTTGACCTGACTGATGCCGATACTGCCCGTTATTACGGAGACCGCACTTTTTATCGCGAGCGTTGGATTGTCAATGAAAAGACAAAGTTCTCTCAAAGATTGATTGTGACATTTTCATACAAATACCGCGACTACCTCCGATTCCTGCGTCAACGCGAGATTGACAAGGCTGACAGCAATGCACGTGGAAACAGGACATTGACCAAATCTTATAAGAGCCCTGACAGGTTCCTTTCCGAGACCTACGCCACAGAAGACGGCGAGGTTGCGGTATTCAGAACCGTCTCCCTGAATCTTGACGCCATATCAGAAGAAGAAAAATATGACGGCTTCTATGCGATATGTACGGATCTGTCTGACAATGTGACGAAAATCATCGAACTGAACCATAACCGCTGGGAGTCGGAGGATGCCTTCAGGGTCATCAAGACTGACTTCAAGGGTCGACCCGTCTTCGTCTGGACGGCGGAACACATAAGGGCCCACTTCATTGTCTGCTTTATCACACTACTGCTCTTCAGAATAATGGAAAAGGAACTGAACTATAAATACACATCCTCCGCTATAATTGAGAAACTACGGTCAATGACTATGAACATAGTCAAGGGAGAAGGCTACAAGCCTAACTTCACACGGGATGATCTTACCGATGACCTACATGCCAAAGCCGGCTTCAGACTCGACACCGAGATTGTTACTCGTCAGAAAATCAAACAGATTATTGCTAATATTAAAAAAGGTTAA
- a CDS encoding DUF4925 domain-containing protein — protein sequence MYTASNGLKYTYGGTDRTDITVLYTPDATDPQKATLTLSSLGSKRSENISSAPLLSPGNIVPGANELVIPVTLIPNANEALFSGNGETPFCTYRYNGSVSDAGLTIAIDQVTMKGAPIIEAKTYTDKSGLQLMYNDAPMLGKVITFTPNLENLEEATLTMQGAPLDISAIIEGIVPAADASTEVGLPTTGVFPGNVTFTLPIKISADNTFSGKSETEHCTFSYSGKITESTLKLAISDVKLKNAALAGLTLNVPYANEDFTLDPLHFVWESDTEVELFPGYGIPVSLIVSIALRMPTIPTDQVDEEGNPVSVSVTDMLPTALKSITFGIDGNISAVYVDIENGATEPTTSPLNIAQYIVNDDNSIQVFLNPAAIIYHSMANAPENRSRAVDMGEMIAQLMGIAMPLLTDGVPVQVSQNAEDNSMDIYLGTEFLVPILKCASPLFEDEDFINMLLEEMAKDPTFGSMAPMMGGALRTMPQIIDNTTKIELGIHFLKAE from the coding sequence ATGTACACCGCAAGCAACGGTCTTAAGTACACATACGGAGGCACAGATCGCACCGACATAACTGTATTGTACACTCCCGATGCAACCGATCCGCAAAAGGCAACTCTAACCCTGTCGTCACTCGGCAGCAAAAGAAGCGAAAACATTTCAAGCGCTCCGCTTTTGTCACCCGGCAACATCGTGCCCGGCGCCAATGAGCTTGTAATCCCCGTGACATTGATTCCCAATGCCAACGAAGCTCTATTCAGCGGAAACGGCGAAACTCCGTTCTGCACTTACCGCTACAACGGTTCAGTAAGCGATGCAGGACTCACAATAGCCATCGACCAGGTGACTATGAAGGGCGCTCCCATCATCGAGGCCAAGACCTACACCGATAAATCAGGACTACAGCTCATGTACAATGACGCTCCCATGCTCGGCAAAGTGATCACATTCACCCCCAATCTTGAAAACCTCGAAGAGGCAACACTCACAATGCAGGGCGCACCGCTCGACATAAGCGCTATCATAGAGGGCATAGTACCTGCAGCCGACGCTTCGACCGAAGTAGGACTTCCCACAACAGGTGTATTCCCCGGCAATGTCACCTTCACCCTTCCGATAAAGATATCGGCCGACAACACCTTCAGCGGAAAGTCGGAAACCGAGCACTGCACATTCAGCTATTCAGGCAAGATAACCGAAAGCACCCTCAAGCTCGCCATAAGCGATGTCAAGCTAAAGAACGCTGCTCTTGCAGGATTGACGCTGAACGTTCCCTATGCCAACGAAGACTTTACTCTCGATCCGTTGCACTTCGTTTGGGAATCTGATACGGAAGTAGAACTTTTCCCCGGCTACGGCATACCCGTAAGCTTAATTGTTAGTATAGCATTGAGAATGCCGACAATCCCCACCGACCAAGTCGATGAAGAAGGCAATCCCGTATCGGTAAGCGTTACCGACATGCTGCCCACTGCCCTTAAGAGCATTACATTCGGCATCGACGGCAACATCTCAGCTGTATATGTCGATATCGAAAACGGAGCTACCGAGCCTACGACATCACCGTTGAACATTGCACAGTACATCGTAAACGACGACAACTCGATACAGGTGTTCCTCAACCCGGCTGCAATCATATACCACTCGATGGCCAATGCTCCCGAAAACCGCTCACGCGCAGTCGACATGGGCGAAATGATTGCTCAGCTCATGGGGATAGCCATGCCTCTGCTTACCGACGGTGTACCCGTTCAGGTGTCGCAGAATGCCGAAGACAACTCGATGGACATCTATCTCGGAACCGAATTCCTCGTTCCCATATTAAAGTGTGCATCACCACTGTTTGAAGATGAGGATTTTATCAATATGCTTCTTGAAGAAATGGCCAAGGATCCCACATTCGGTTCTATGGCACCTATGATGGGAGGAGCATTGCGCACCATGCCGCAAATCATCGACAACACAACCAAGATTGAACTGGGAATACATTTCCTGAAAGCTGAATAA
- a CDS encoding alpha/beta hydrolase gives MKKQLATLLLLIGAMTIQAQQSAESQWLDIDYVGDNIEGHKLDIYLPSVKKDSYPAVVLIYGSAWFANNAKKMAFDSMGKQLLDAGFAVVSINHRASVEAKYPAQIQDVKAAVRYVRANADKYKIDPSFIGITGFSSGGHLSSLAGTTNGVKTMTSGDVTVDIEGNLGDYTSASSDVNAVVDWFGPIDMSRMENCNTTKGADSPEAMLIGGAPADNLDMIKLLNPMTYIDANDPKFIVIHGDADPVVPYCQSEYFAEALKKNGNLVEFITVPEGQHGPVTFNEGTFKKMTDFFVEQARKVTGK, from the coding sequence ATGAAAAAACAACTCGCAACATTGTTGTTGCTCATCGGAGCAATGACAATTCAGGCTCAACAGTCGGCCGAATCACAATGGCTTGACATTGATTACGTAGGTGACAACATCGAAGGCCACAAGCTTGACATCTATCTTCCGTCGGTGAAGAAGGATTCTTATCCTGCAGTGGTGTTGATATACGGTAGCGCATGGTTTGCCAACAATGCCAAGAAAATGGCTTTTGACTCCATGGGCAAGCAATTACTTGATGCCGGATTTGCCGTTGTGTCAATAAACCATCGTGCAAGTGTTGAAGCAAAGTATCCTGCTCAGATTCAGGATGTAAAGGCCGCTGTGCGTTATGTAAGAGCCAATGCCGACAAATATAAGATTGATCCTTCATTTATCGGAATAACCGGATTTTCATCGGGAGGACATCTCTCATCGCTTGCCGGAACCACCAATGGCGTGAAAACAATGACCTCAGGCGATGTCACAGTCGATATCGAGGGCAATCTCGGTGACTACACATCGGCAAGCAGCGATGTAAATGCCGTGGTTGACTGGTTTGGCCCTATCGACATGTCACGCATGGAAAACTGCAATACAACCAAGGGTGCCGATTCTCCCGAGGCTATGTTGATTGGCGGTGCGCCTGCCGATAACCTTGACATGATCAAGTTGCTGAACCCCATGACCTACATCGACGCCAACGATCCTAAATTCATTGTGATTCATGGCGATGCCGACCCCGTAGTGCCTTATTGCCAGAGCGAATACTTTGCCGAAGCATTGAAGAAAAACGGCAACCTTGTCGAGTTCATCACTGTACCCGAAGGCCAGCACGGCCCCGTGACATTCAATGAGGGAACATTTAAGAAGATGACTGATTTCTTCGTTGAGCAGGCTCGCAAAGTCACCGGAAAGTAA
- a CDS encoding PCMD domain-containing protein: MKKCKWALCVALGIIAMSCIREEPLNAEADIESVTLSGDVLNRAPIIENDKVMLVVKFGTNVTELAPEFKLTPGATIQPPSGTVRDFSSPQKYVVTSQDGEWSKLYTVTVTYADFNNYRYDFEHVKIGTVNRSNYDIFYELDPAGKETLVWASGNPGFAMTGSDRKPDEFPTYQVDNGKTGKALALTTRRTGGFGSLMNKPIAAGNLFLGTFDFSSALTNALKATKFGTPFNRIPVYLKGYYKYTPGPVFYVLDKDAPDKMRPVEGKVDKFNIYAVFFEPTADMLYLDGENVLSEDNPNIIAVAEIADADRVKKTEWTEFNLPFVLRPGKEIDADKLADGRYSITIVFASSIDGDLFEGAPESTLLIDEVELGCQ, translated from the coding sequence ATGAAGAAGTGCAAATGGGCACTGTGTGTTGCTCTTGGAATTATTGCCATGTCGTGCATAAGGGAAGAGCCGCTCAATGCCGAAGCCGATATAGAATCGGTGACTCTTTCGGGTGATGTGCTTAATCGAGCTCCCATAATAGAAAACGACAAGGTGATGCTTGTCGTTAAGTTCGGAACCAATGTCACTGAACTTGCTCCCGAGTTCAAGCTGACTCCCGGTGCTACCATTCAGCCGCCGAGCGGAACGGTGCGTGACTTTTCATCGCCTCAGAAGTATGTAGTGACATCGCAGGACGGGGAGTGGAGCAAGCTCTACACCGTAACCGTGACTTATGCCGATTTCAACAACTACCGTTACGACTTCGAGCATGTCAAGATAGGCACGGTAAATCGAAGCAACTACGACATCTTCTATGAGCTTGACCCGGCAGGAAAGGAAACTCTCGTGTGGGCGAGCGGTAACCCCGGATTCGCTATGACGGGTTCTGACCGTAAACCCGACGAATTCCCCACCTATCAGGTCGACAACGGCAAGACGGGCAAGGCTCTTGCTCTTACCACGCGTCGCACCGGAGGTTTTGGAAGCCTTATGAACAAGCCTATCGCAGCCGGTAATCTATTCCTCGGCACGTTTGATTTTAGCAGTGCTTTGACCAATGCGCTCAAGGCTACTAAATTCGGCACACCGTTCAATCGCATACCGGTGTATCTGAAAGGATACTACAAGTACACCCCCGGCCCCGTGTTCTATGTGCTCGACAAGGATGCCCCCGACAAGATGCGTCCTGTTGAAGGCAAGGTCGACAAGTTCAATATCTATGCGGTGTTCTTCGAGCCTACTGCCGACATGCTTTATCTTGACGGCGAGAATGTGCTTTCGGAGGATAATCCCAACATCATAGCAGTCGCCGAGATAGCCGATGCCGACCGCGTGAAGAAGACGGAGTGGACCGAGTTCAATCTGCCGTTTGTTCTGCGCCCCGGAAAGGAGATCGACGCCGACAAGCTGGCCGACGGACGCTACAGCATAACTATAGTGTTTGCATCAAGTATCGATGGTGACCTCTTTGAAGGTGCGCCTGAAAGTACTCTGTTGATTGACGAGGTTGAACTTGGTTGTCAATAA
- a CDS encoding porin family protein, whose translation MKSNRYIIIILALLATVTVKAQDDMTSGLRWSMLHNLEYEINAGINIGGTAPIPLPGEIRKIDSYDPNLNLHIGASATKWLSNDKRWGVMVGLRFESKGMKTKATVKNYGMEIIQDGSRVKGNWTGKVQTKYHGNFVTLPISAVYKISQRVRVNFGPYIGIGMNGEFSGYVYDGYLREGDPTGNKVTFEGDSQAPYDFSDELRTFQWGLQAGISWRAFKHLSVQGNLSWGFNDIFKKSFNTVTFDLYPIYLNVGFGYAF comes from the coding sequence ATGAAAAGTAACCGATACATTATAATTATATTGGCGTTGTTGGCAACTGTGACTGTAAAGGCACAGGACGACATGACTTCGGGCCTTCGTTGGTCGATGCTGCACAATCTGGAATATGAAATAAATGCCGGAATAAACATCGGTGGTACGGCTCCAATTCCTCTTCCCGGTGAGATACGCAAGATTGATTCCTACGACCCTAATCTGAACCTGCATATAGGTGCTTCGGCTACAAAATGGCTGAGCAACGACAAGCGATGGGGCGTTATGGTGGGATTGCGTTTTGAATCCAAGGGAATGAAGACTAAGGCCACCGTGAAGAACTACGGAATGGAGATAATTCAGGACGGAAGCCGTGTGAAGGGTAACTGGACCGGTAAGGTGCAGACAAAATATCACGGTAACTTCGTCACCCTGCCCATCTCGGCTGTTTATAAGATCAGTCAGCGTGTGAGGGTGAATTTCGGCCCATATATCGGCATAGGCATGAACGGTGAGTTTTCGGGCTATGTCTACGACGGTTATCTGCGCGAAGGCGATCCCACGGGCAATAAAGTAACATTTGAGGGCGATTCGCAGGCTCCCTACGATTTTTCCGACGAATTGCGTACATTCCAGTGGGGATTGCAGGCTGGCATCTCATGGCGTGCGTTCAAGCACCTTTCGGTTCAAGGCAATCTGAGCTGGGGATTCAACGACATTTTCAAGAAGTCGTTCAATACCGTAACATTTGATCTCTACCCCATATATCTTAATGTGGGATTCGGATATGCATTCTGA
- the radC gene encoding RadC family protein, with protein MQPDSPQARDYVLIQDLAADDRPREKAMRNGIKTLSKAELIAIIFGNGIKGKSVLTMSQELLARNDGRLSTLARKSIKELVKENPGIGPAKAIALVAAIELGMRCRDESPTERPRITGSKSVYSLIRNKLELLNHEEFWVIVLTRSNHVLDMFRLSQGGTAGTVVDSKLLFKKVVECGDVAASIVLAHNHPSGTLKPSVEDDRLTAKIKEGGKLLDLQVLDHIIVTHESYYSYNDEGRL; from the coding sequence ATGCAACCCGACTCTCCTCAAGCACGTGACTACGTGCTTATACAAGACCTCGCAGCCGACGACCGTCCGCGTGAAAAGGCAATGCGCAACGGCATCAAGACATTGAGCAAGGCCGAACTGATAGCAATAATATTCGGCAACGGCATCAAAGGCAAATCGGTACTCACCATGAGCCAGGAGCTGCTCGCGCGCAACGACGGCCGCCTCAGCACGCTTGCCCGCAAGTCGATAAAGGAGCTCGTAAAGGAAAATCCCGGCATAGGCCCTGCAAAAGCTATTGCGCTCGTCGCAGCCATAGAGCTTGGCATGAGGTGCCGTGACGAATCTCCGACCGAACGCCCGCGCATCACGGGCAGCAAAAGTGTGTACTCACTCATCCGCAACAAGCTTGAGTTACTCAATCATGAAGAGTTCTGGGTGATTGTGCTCACCCGCAGCAATCACGTGCTCGATATGTTCCGACTGAGCCAGGGAGGAACGGCCGGAACCGTGGTCGACTCAAAACTGCTGTTTAAAAAAGTGGTGGAATGTGGCGATGTAGCAGCTTCAATAGTACTCGCACACAACCATCCGTCGGGAACATTAAAGCCGAGCGTCGAGGACGACCGGCTCACCGCCAAGATAAAGGAGGGAGGCAAGCTGCTCGACCTTCAGGTGCTCGACCACATAATCGTAACGCACGAATCCTATTATTCATATAACGACGAAGGGCGATTGTAA